A single region of the Camelus ferus isolate YT-003-E chromosome 2, BCGSAC_Cfer_1.0, whole genome shotgun sequence genome encodes:
- the SGMS2 gene encoding phosphatidylcholine:ceramide cholinephosphotransferase 2 has protein sequence MDVIETAKLEEHMENQTSDPTSTYTRPAEPAEEENKNGNGKPKSLSNGLRKGTKKYPDYIQIAMPTESRNKFPLEWWKTGIAFVYALFNLVLTTVMITVVHERVPPKELSPPLPDKFFDYIDRVKWAFSVSEINGIILVGLWITQWLFLRYKSIVGRRFFFIIGTLYLYRCITMYVTTLPVPGMHFQCAPKLNGDSQAKVQRILRLISGGGLSITGSHILCGDFLFSGHTVMLTLTYLFIKEYSPRHFWWYHLICWLLSAAGIICILVAHEHYTVDVIVAYYITTRLFWWYHSMANEKNLKVSSQTNFLSRAWWFPIFYFFEKNVQGSIPCCFSWPLSWPPGCFKSSCKKYSRVQKIGEDNEKST, from the exons ATGGATGTCATAGAGACTGCAAAGCTTGAAGAACACATGGAAAATCAGACCAGCGATCCCACAAGCACTTACACACGACCTGCTGAGCCtgctgaagaagaaaacaaaaatggcaatGGTAAACCTAAGAGCTTATCCAACGGGTTGCGGAAGGGCACCAAAAAGTACCCAGACTATATCCAGATTGCTATGCCCACTGAGTCCAGGAACAAATTTCCCCTCGAGTGGTGGAAAACGGGCATCGCCTTTGTGTACGCTCTTTTCAACCTCGTCTTGACAACTGTCATGATCACGGTTGTGCACGAGAGGGTTCCTCCCAAGGAGCTCAGCCCTCCACTCCCAGACAAGTTTTTTGATTACATAGATCGGGTGAAATGGGCATTTTCTGTATCAGAAATAAATGGGATTATATTAGTTGGATTATGGATCACGCAGTGGCTGTTTCTGAGATACAA GTCAATAGTGGGGCGcagattcttttttatcattGGAACTTTATACCTGTATCGCTGTATCACGATGTACGTCACCACTctccctgtgcctggaatgcaTTTCCAGTGCGCTCCAAAG CTCAATGGAGACTCTCAGGCCAAAGTACAGCGGATTCTCCGGTTGATATCTGGTGGTGGGTTGTCCATAACTGGATCGCATATCCTGTGCGGAGATTTCCTTTTCAGTGGTCACACAGTTATGCTGACGCTTACTTACTTGTTCATCAAGGAAT ACTCGCCTCGTCACTTCTGGTGGTATCATTTGATCTGCTGGCTGCTGAGCGCTGCCGGGATCATCTGCATCCTCGTAGCACACGAGCACTACACTGTCGACGTGATTGTGGCTTATTACATCACAACACGGCTCTTTTGGTGGTATCATTCTATGGCCAATGAAAAG AACTTGAAGGTGTCTTCACAGACTAATTTCTTGTCTCGAGCATGGTGGTtccccatcttttatttttttgagaaaaacgTACAAGGCTCAATTCCTTGCTGCTTCTCCTGGCCACTCTCCTGGCCTCCCGGCTGCTTTAAATCATCCTGCAAGAAGTATTCGCGGGTTCAGAAGATCGGTGAAGATAATGAGAAGTCTACCTGA